The Erigeron canadensis isolate Cc75 chromosome 4, C_canadensis_v1, whole genome shotgun sequence genome window below encodes:
- the LOC122596429 gene encoding OVARIAN TUMOR DOMAIN-containing deubiquitinating enzyme 5-like — MESTQGLEEKETKEIQVETETREEMLSRHRKEISQLQNREIALKKAAAKGSKAEQKAKKKQVEEQISQLITELKGKQVAELASVGYASTTTSGDIKENNIDILAKAIAGVSVTNQTEHAKPSKSAKRKEKRAQEEAAREQRIQEEQSNIVSDRMVEDERLEKKLEPRGLIINEIKPDGHCLYRAVENQLKVKGSPFYTFQELRKMVADYMRKNPSDFLPFFLSETVTDGDYDDSVVEKRFESYCNEVESTAAWGGQLELGALTHCLKKHIMIFSGSFPDVEMGKEYKSSDSASSSIMLSYHKHAFGLGEHYNSVVPV, encoded by the exons ATGGAAAGTACTCAAGGATTGGAGGAAAAAGAGACTAAAGAAATTCAAGTAGAAACAGAAACCCGCGAGGAGATGCTCTCAAGGCATAG GAAAGAGATCAGCCAGCTACAGAACAGGGAAATTGCACTAAAAAAAGCAGCTGCAAAAGGAAGTAAAGCTGAACAAAAAGCTAAGAAGAAACAAGTGGAAGAACAGATCTCTCAACTCATCACTGAGCTTAAAGGAAAACAGGTCGCCGAACTAGCTTCTGTAGGCTATGCTAGCACCACTACCAGTGGAGATATCAAAGAAAACAATATTGATATTTTGGCAAAAGCCATAGCTGGGGTCTCTGTTACCAACCAAACAGAGCATGCAAAACCTTCTAAAAgtgcaaaaagaaaagaaaaacgaGCCCAAGAGGAAGCTGCCCGGGAGCAAAGGATACAAGAAGAACAAAGCAATATTGTAAGTGACCGTATGGTTGAAGATGAAAGATTAGAGAAAAAGCTTGAACCCCGCGGTTTAATCATTAATGAAATCAAACCAGATGGTCATTGTCTATATCGGGCTGTTGAAAATCAGCTGAAAGTCAAAGGCTCACCGTTCTATACATTTCAAGAACTTAGAAAAATGGTGGCTGATTATATGAGGAAAAATCCTTCTGattttcttccattttttcTCTCGGAAACTGTTACAGATGGGGATTATGATGATTCTGTTGTAGAGAAAAGGTTTGAAAGTTACTGCAATGAAGTGGAGTCAACAGCTGCTTGGGGTGGTCAACTTGAACTCGGTGCACTGACGCATTGCTTGAAGAAACATATCATGATATTTTCTGGGTCTTTTCCTGATGTGGAAATGGGAAAGGAGTACAAATCTAGTGACTCTGCAAGCTCAAGTATTATGTTGTCTTACCATAAGCATGCATTTGGGCTCGGTGAGCATTATAATTCTGTCGTGCCCGTTTAA